A DNA window from Arachis duranensis cultivar V14167 chromosome 3, aradu.V14167.gnm2.J7QH, whole genome shotgun sequence contains the following coding sequences:
- the LOC107477435 gene encoding uncharacterized protein LOC107477435 isoform X2: MFLLLAYYTVHQEDFAFSMVLSLILFSMRSQVQFVTPNQCIYPRTPALPLGLTAALALMVSQIVINVAAGCICCRKFPQIPDSSWKVALISFSLSWFTFVIAFLLLLTAAALNDQHGEESIYFGNYYCYIVKPRVFAGCAILSLASVAFGIVYYITLAEGKNGNNSCDSLDPNHGGIAMGQPQIPPTQVSHDPVFVHEDTYIRRQFT; encoded by the exons ATGTTTCTTCTTTTGGCTTATTACACTGTTCATCAAGAAGATTTTGCTTTCTCTATGGTGCTGTCACTAATCTTGTTTTCTATG CGTTCTCAAGTTCAATTTGTAACCCCAAATCAATGCATATATCCTCGAACTCCAGCTCTACCTCTTGGTTTAACTGCAGCTCTGGCTCTCATGGTATCTCAGATTGTCATAAACGTCGCAGCCGGCTGCATTTGTTGCCGGAAATTCCCTCAAATCCCTGATTCCAGTTGGAAGGTGGCTTTGATCAGCTTCTCTTTATCCTG GTTCACATTTGTTATTGCGTTTCTTCTGTTGCTAACTGCTGCGGCCCTGAATGATCAACACGGCGAAGAGAGCATATACTTTGGCAACTACTACTGCTACATTGTGAAGCCTAGGGTGTTTGCAGGGTGTGCAATTTTATCCCTTGCAAGTGTTGCCTTTGGTATTGTCTATTATATTACCTTAGCTGAGGGAAAAAATGGTAACAACTCTTGTGATTCCTTGGATCCAAATCATGGGGGCATAGCCATGGGACAACCTCAGATACCACCAACTCAAGTTAGCCATGACCCAGTGTTTGTACATGAAGACACATACATCAGAAGACAGTTCACATGA
- the LOC107477435 gene encoding uncharacterized protein LOC107477435 isoform X1, with protein sequence MKRKVLLVSCVVGFLGLLSAATSFGAEATRIKRSQVQFVTPNQCIYPRTPALPLGLTAALALMVSQIVINVAAGCICCRKFPQIPDSSWKVALISFSLSWFTFVIAFLLLLTAAALNDQHGEESIYFGNYYCYIVKPRVFAGCAILSLASVAFGIVYYITLAEGKNGNNSCDSLDPNHGGIAMGQPQIPPTQVSHDPVFVHEDTYIRRQFT encoded by the exons ATGAAGAGAAAGGTTCTGTTGGTGAGTTGTGTTGTTGGATTCTTGGGTCTATTGTCAGCTGCAACTAGCTTTGGTGCAGAAGCGACAAGGATTAAG CGTTCTCAAGTTCAATTTGTAACCCCAAATCAATGCATATATCCTCGAACTCCAGCTCTACCTCTTGGTTTAACTGCAGCTCTGGCTCTCATGGTATCTCAGATTGTCATAAACGTCGCAGCCGGCTGCATTTGTTGCCGGAAATTCCCTCAAATCCCTGATTCCAGTTGGAAGGTGGCTTTGATCAGCTTCTCTTTATCCTG GTTCACATTTGTTATTGCGTTTCTTCTGTTGCTAACTGCTGCGGCCCTGAATGATCAACACGGCGAAGAGAGCATATACTTTGGCAACTACTACTGCTACATTGTGAAGCCTAGGGTGTTTGCAGGGTGTGCAATTTTATCCCTTGCAAGTGTTGCCTTTGGTATTGTCTATTATATTACCTTAGCTGAGGGAAAAAATGGTAACAACTCTTGTGATTCCTTGGATCCAAATCATGGGGGCATAGCCATGGGACAACCTCAGATACCACCAACTCAAGTTAGCCATGACCCAGTGTTTGTACATGAAGACACATACATCAGAAGACAGTTCACATGA